DNA sequence from the Desulfuromonas sp. TF genome:
TCGACCAGGATGACCGGAGTCTTCCGGCGCAGCTCTTCGACCAGTTCATCGGCGGCGCGAAAGGGGCATTCCAGGTTGTTCATGAATACTCGCCCCTCGAGGTTCAGCACTCCTACCTGGATACCGGCCGCGGTGGCGAATATACCGCTGCCCCGGCCGGGAGTGCCGGGTGGATAATTGGCGGGACGCAGCAGGGCCGGGAAACTGTCGAGACAAGGGATGATTTCCCGCTTGTCCCAGATATGGTTGCCGGTGGTGATGACATCCGCCCCAAGATCGAAGAGTTCCTTGGCGATATCCACGGTCAACCCGAAACCGGCGGCAGCGTTTTCCCCATTGACCACGACGAGGTCGACCGCATGCACATCCACGAGGCGGTCAAGCCGCCGGGAAAGGGCAAGTCGGCCGGGGCGGCCAACGACATCACCGACGAAAAGGATTTTCAAAGATTCGACTCCGTCACAAGAGGAGAAAGGAAAAAGGTGAAAGGGCCAAGGAAAAGCGGCAGGGCTTTTCCTTTACCCTTTATTCCTTTCCCTTTTGTTTATTTTGCATATTCGACCGCCCGGGTTTCCCGGATAACATTGACCTTGATCTGTCCGGGATAAGTCATCTCCCCCTCGATCTTTCGGGCGATTTCTCTGGCCAGCACATGAGAATGGGCGTCGGAAACGTCCTCGCTGGAGACCATGACCCGGATCTCCCGGCCAGCCTGAATGGCGAAGCAACTGGTCACTCCACTGAAGGAGGTGCCTATGCGCTCCAGATCCTGCAGACGCTTGACATAGGTTTCGAGCATCTCACGGCGGGCGCCGGGGCGGGCGCCGGAAAGTGCATCGGCGGCCTGCACCAGCACCGCCAGCATCGTCTCGGGCTTTTCGTCCTCGTGGTGGGCTGCCAGGGCATGGACGATTTTGGGTGACTCTCCGTACTTGCGCGCCAGATCGGCGCCGATTACGGCATGGGAGCCCTCGATCTCATGGTCCACCGCCTTGCCGATATCATGCAGAAGACCCGCGCGCTTAGCCTGCTTGATGTTCAGCCCTAGTTCGGCGGCCATGATTCCGCAGAGGAAGGCGACTTCCAGAGAATGCTGGAGAACGTTCTGCCCATAGGAAGTCCGATATTTCAGGCGGCCGATCAGTTTGATGATTTCGGGGTTGATGCCATGCACCCCGACATCGAAGGTCGCCTGCTCGCCGGCCTCGCGGATGGACTCATCCACCTCCTGAGCAGCCTTGTTGACCACCTCTTCGATGCGGGCGGGGTGAATGCGCCCGTCGGCGATGAGCCGTTCCAGCGCCAGACGGGCAACTTCCCTGCGGACGGGATTAAAGCCGGAGATGATCACCGCCTCCGGCGTATCGTCGATGATCAGGTCGATGCCGGTCGCTGCCTCGATAGCGCGGATATTGCGTCCTTCCCGACCAATGATCCTCCCTTTCATTTCGTCCGTGGGAAGCGGCACCACACTAACAGTCTTTTCGGCAACATAGTCACCGGCATATCGCTGAATGGCCAGCGCGAGAATTTCCTTGGCCTTTTTGTCGGCCGTCTCCCTGGCTTCATCCTCGATCTGCTTGATGCGCTTGGCGGCATCATGGCGAGCTTCGCTCTCCATGGTCTGGATGAGTTGCTCCTTGGCCTCTTCCGAGCTCATCCCCGAGAGACGCTCGAGCCGCTCTTTCTGTTCAAGAATGAGGGCTTCGACATCCTGTTCCCGGCTGCGCAGACGCTCTTCCTCCTGGGCCAGATACTTCTCCCCTTTGCCGATTTCCTCCTCACGACTTTCCAGCTGCGAGACCTTGCGGTCCAAGTGCTCCTCTTTCTGAAGCAGCCGTTTTTCCTGGCTCTGGATTTCCCGACGCAGTTCCCGGGATTCTTTCTCCCAGTCGGTCTTGGCCTCGAGGACCGTGTCCTTGGCCTGAATGACCGCTTCCTTGCGGATGGTATCCGCTTCTTTTTTTGCGTCCTCAATGATCTGGGCCGAAGCCCTTTCAGCATTGGCGATTTGCGATTCGGCCAGCTTCCGGCGCAGGAAAATGCCTAAAAAGATCCCGGCGGCCAATGCTGCACCGATCCAGACGAGAGCGATTTCTATTTGCACAATTCGGGTCCTCCTCCACGTGTATTTATGAGCTTGGGTTTAGCGACGGCAGGTCGCCAAATCCGAGAGTATGTTCCTCGGTAATAATCATATCCATACGGACATCGTGAGTTTCCACCGGCAAAGAACTGATCAGCTGCTGTTCGAAACAGAGACCGACCAGCAGGGCGTGAGCTGCGCGCCGATGCAGAATGCGATCGTAAAATCCTTTTCCGTAGCCGAGTCGGTGCCCGGCCATATCAAAGGCAACCCCGGGCACGAGCAGAAGATCGAGCGAGTCCAGGGACATGATCCGGGAACCCTTCGGCTCCGGAATTCCATAGATACCCGGGCAGAGTTCACTCCGGTCCGACACTTCGACAAACTCCAAAGTCGTTCCGCACACACGGGGATAGGCCACCCTCTTGCCGAGACGACGGGATACCGAAAAGATCTCCTCCGTAAAAACCTCGTTCAGGACAGGGCTATAGAGGGCCAGACGATCGGCGGCAGCGAATTCTGGCGAAGCCAGCAGTCGCTCCTGTATCCTGAGGCTCAGTCCCAGACAGGTGGTCGCAGCGAGACCCTTGCGGCGGAGCAACATTTCGTCCCGGATGGATTTTTTCGGCATGGGCAGAGATCCCCGAGTCGGGAAAATCTCTGTAAGGAGGGATCAGATGTGGACAGGATAGTGAACAACGGATCCGAGTTATTCAGCAGACCGACACGCCAGATTAAAGCTCCCTGCGGTGCCCTGGTAAAGAAGCAGGCGCCGAAAAGGGGTTCTCCGTAGTTTCAAGAGCGTCTTCCCAAGTGTGAGATCGGGATAGGGACAGAGCGTCATTACGGAAAAGCTGAAGCATGCCAGAACTCATCTTTTTATGCAAAACGAGGCTTTTGTAACCGGACCACAAAGCGCCGCGAAACCCTTGACGCGATAACCATCTGTCAAACAATCTATCTTTAAATCTCCGAACAGAGATCAGTTTTTCTCAAGCCGG
Encoded proteins:
- the rny gene encoding ribonuclease Y: MQIEIALVWIGAALAAGIFLGIFLRRKLAESQIANAERASAQIIEDAKKEADTIRKEAVIQAKDTVLEAKTDWEKESRELRREIQSQEKRLLQKEEHLDRKVSQLESREEEIGKGEKYLAQEEERLRSREQDVEALILEQKERLERLSGMSSEEAKEQLIQTMESEARHDAAKRIKQIEDEARETADKKAKEILALAIQRYAGDYVAEKTVSVVPLPTDEMKGRIIGREGRNIRAIEAATGIDLIIDDTPEAVIISGFNPVRREVARLALERLIADGRIHPARIEEVVNKAAQEVDESIREAGEQATFDVGVHGINPEIIKLIGRLKYRTSYGQNVLQHSLEVAFLCGIMAAELGLNIKQAKRAGLLHDIGKAVDHEIEGSHAVIGADLARKYGESPKIVHALAAHHEDEKPETMLAVLVQAADALSGARPGARREMLETYVKRLQDLERIGTSFSGVTSCFAIQAGREIRVMVSSEDVSDAHSHVLAREIARKIEGEMTYPGQIKVNVIRETRAVEYAK
- a CDS encoding 5-formyltetrahydrofolate cyclo-ligase, which translates into the protein MPKKSIRDEMLLRRKGLAATTCLGLSLRIQERLLASPEFAAADRLALYSPVLNEVFTEEIFSVSRRLGKRVAYPRVCGTTLEFVEVSDRSELCPGIYGIPEPKGSRIMSLDSLDLLLVPGVAFDMAGHRLGYGKGFYDRILHRRAAHALLVGLCFEQQLISSLPVETHDVRMDMIITEEHTLGFGDLPSLNPSS
- a CDS encoding TIGR00282 family metallophosphoesterase produces the protein MKILFVGDVVGRPGRLALSRRLDRLVDVHAVDLVVVNGENAAAGFGLTVDIAKELFDLGADVITTGNHIWDKREIIPCLDSFPALLRPANYPPGTPGRGSGIFATAAGIQVGVLNLEGRVFMNNLECPFRAADELVEELRRKTPVILVDFHAEATSEKVAMGCYLDGRVSAVVGTHTHVQTADERILPGGTAYITDAGMTGSRDSVIGIRKELAVERFLTQLPVRFEVAKRDAVLCGVLFDIDENTGRAQAVRRILEEISDSD